Proteins from a genomic interval of Bacteroidales bacterium:
- a CDS encoding peroxiredoxin has product MRTKTKILIALILFMVPGSMISYSQEGKVTALLLGDAVPSFEAQTSQGFITFPDDFYGKWKIIFSHPADFTPVCATEILSFALMQDEFQALNCELIGLSVDSYSSHIQWIQSLESITYKDRTGIKINFPIIADQHMEVAQKLGMVHPNAMSARTVRAVLIIDPEDKVNAILYYPVQTGRSVEEIKRLLIALQTSDRHKVETPAEWQPGNEIIISSPQSRNELEKQKKSEIKGTINCLDWYLCFKKL; this is encoded by the coding sequence ATGAGAACAAAGACCAAAATACTGATTGCACTCATCCTGTTCATGGTCCCTGGCAGCATGATATCTTACTCCCAGGAAGGTAAAGTAACTGCTTTGCTGCTTGGCGATGCAGTCCCGTCGTTTGAAGCCCAAACATCGCAGGGATTCATTACGTTCCCGGATGATTTTTATGGAAAATGGAAGATCATTTTCAGCCACCCTGCAGACTTTACGCCTGTCTGTGCGACGGAAATTTTGTCTTTTGCCCTTATGCAGGATGAATTTCAAGCCTTGAACTGTGAATTGATCGGACTGTCGGTGGATAGTTATTCCAGTCACATTCAATGGATCCAGTCCCTGGAAAGCATCACGTATAAAGACAGGACCGGTATAAAGATAAATTTCCCCATTATAGCTGACCAGCATATGGAGGTTGCTCAGAAGCTGGGAATGGTACATCCCAATGCTATGTCAGCCCGGACCGTAAGGGCTGTCCTCATTATTGATCCGGAAGACAAGGTAAATGCCATCCTTTACTATCCCGTGCAAACCGGACGCAGTGTGGAGGAGATTAAAAGATTGTTGATCGCCCTGCAGACATCGGATCGACACAAAGTCGAAACGCCTGCTGAATGGCAACCTGGAAATGAGATTATTATAAGTAGCCCTCAGTCACGAAATGAACTGGAAAAACAGAAAAAATCAGAGATAAAGGGAACCATCAATTGTCTGGACTGGTATCTATGTTTCAAGAAATTGTAA
- a CDS encoding DUF302 domain-containing protein: MNTVLAIVWVLVGMALMGIIVWFSLPSLMLIRHKSKLGYEATVSTLGETLQKKQDWKVLTVNDYQKSTAAFGSLERVGSINICNPRYASTILADENDRGVSAFMPLGLGVYETKKGHVLISQLNVGLLGKMFGGTIADVMGRVGKDIKDVIESVSMK; encoded by the coding sequence ATGAATACAGTACTGGCAATTGTATGGGTATTGGTCGGTATGGCGCTAATGGGAATCATAGTATGGTTCTCCCTGCCTTCCCTGATGCTGATCAGGCATAAAAGCAAATTGGGCTATGAGGCCACCGTTTCCACCCTCGGTGAAACCCTTCAAAAGAAACAAGACTGGAAGGTGCTGACTGTCAATGACTACCAGAAGAGTACAGCAGCTTTCGGATCCCTGGAACGGGTCGGCAGTATAAACATCTGCAATCCGCGTTATGCATCAACGATCCTTGCCGATGAGAACGATCGTGGGGTTAGCGCTTTCATGCCCTTAGGTCTTGGAGTTTATGAGACCAAGAAAGGTCATGTATTGATCTCCCAGCTTAATGTCGGGCTGCTGGGCAAAATGTTCGGCGGCACCATTGCTGACGTTATGGGGAGGGTGGGGAAAGATATCAAGGACGTCATTGAATCTGTTTCCATGAAGTAG
- a CDS encoding adenylate/guanylate cyclase domain-containing protein, which translates to MKETRKLAAIMFTDIVGYSALMSKDEKVALQILNKNRELQKAALRRFHGEFIKEIGDGVNIASRIQALCLSGAG; encoded by the coding sequence ATGAAAGAAACACGCAAGCTCGCCGCCATCATGTTCACCGACATTGTCGGCTACTCGGCATTGATGTCGAAAGATGAGAAAGTGGCCCTTCAAATCCTCAACAAAAACAGAGAGTTACAGAAAGCAGCTCTCCGCCGGTTCCATGGTGAATTCATCAAAGAGATCGGTGACGGGGTGAATATCGCATCCCGCATACAGGCTTTATGTTTGTCCGGAGCCGGCTGA
- a CDS encoding tail fiber domain-containing protein, translating into MKTLRLLLITGILVSVYGLNLAFGQWSYSGVDIYNTNAGNVGIGNNAPGTLLYVAKNMGEPTITIRNLGGGGGATYSMVDDLSGADWKFKATTFGGFKIRDHANSLDVIVIEPGSAANMIYIKAGGNMGIGMNVPEFKLDVSADARINGVRIGRGGGNNVNNTTVGYQAFSSNSSGIYNTAVGNHALFDNTTGYRNTAVGHDALRNTTTGSYNTACGTWALNSNVANSRSTAIGYQAMYYADNQPGGRSTYNTAVGYEALKGSSPAGNNTGRFNTALGDEALWSNTEGESNTASGRGALRSNTEGDYNSAYGVHALYSNTTGNKNTAMGRAALYNNVANSRSTAIGYQAMFYADDQPGGRETYNTAVGSEALKGSATAGNNTGQYNTAVGDQALFGNTSGYYNTACGYYALYSNMTGIFNSAGGEAALRYNTGGNHNTAFGIASLYYNTSGSYNTGLGRRAGVTNVTGNYLTCVGNESDVQGTLTNAMALGNGAIVNTSNKVVIGNTGVTSIGGYEPWTDFSDGRYKKNIREDVPGLDFIRQLRPVTYTLDITSLDANLHKNRPAILPEDKQSWMESPEYRESVMAKEQIVYTGFVAQEVEQVAKGIGYDFRGVDAPQQTDGFYGLRYAEFVAPLVKAIQEQQAMIEELQRKVEELEAERGRGE; encoded by the coding sequence ATGAAAACACTACGACTTTTATTGATTACAGGGATCCTGGTCTCTGTCTACGGTCTGAACCTGGCTTTTGGCCAGTGGTCGTACAGCGGCGTTGACATTTACAACACCAACGCGGGCAATGTCGGCATCGGGAACAATGCACCCGGAACCTTGCTCTATGTGGCCAAGAACATGGGCGAACCCACCATCACCATCCGTAACCTCGGCGGCGGTGGTGGAGCGACCTATTCGATGGTGGATGATCTGAGCGGGGCGGACTGGAAGTTCAAGGCCACTACCTTTGGAGGCTTCAAGATCCGCGATCACGCTAACTCACTGGATGTGATCGTCATCGAGCCCGGAAGCGCGGCCAATATGATTTATATCAAGGCAGGAGGCAATATGGGTATTGGGATGAATGTACCGGAGTTCAAGCTGGATGTTTCGGCCGATGCCCGCATCAACGGGGTACGTATTGGCAGGGGAGGCGGAAATAATGTCAACAACACAACCGTTGGCTATCAGGCATTTTCGTCCAATTCATCCGGTATCTATAATACGGCTGTGGGAAACCATGCACTCTTTGATAATACAACTGGCTACCGGAACACGGCCGTTGGGCACGATGCGCTTAGAAACACCACCACGGGCAGTTACAATACAGCCTGCGGCACCTGGGCGCTGAATTCGAATGTGGCCAACAGCCGCAGTACGGCTATCGGTTACCAGGCCATGTATTATGCAGATAACCAACCCGGCGGAAGAAGTACATACAATACGGCAGTAGGATATGAGGCCCTTAAAGGCAGCAGTCCCGCCGGGAACAACACGGGCCGGTTCAATACGGCCCTGGGAGATGAGGCGCTTTGGTCCAACACAGAAGGCGAGAGTAATACCGCCTCCGGTCGCGGAGCACTCCGTTCCAACACAGAAGGCGACTATAATTCAGCATACGGGGTCCATGCATTGTATTCAAACACCACGGGCAATAAAAACACGGCCATGGGCAGGGCTGCACTTTACAACAATGTTGCCAACAGCCGCAGTACGGCCATTGGTTACCAGGCAATGTTTTATGCTGATGACCAGCCCGGGGGAAGAGAGACATACAACACTGCTGTGGGATCTGAGGCCCTCAAAGGGAGCGCTACCGCAGGGAACAACACGGGCCAGTATAACACGGCCGTTGGTGATCAGGCACTCTTTGGCAACACCAGTGGCTACTATAATACAGCATGCGGATATTATGCACTTTATTCCAATATGACAGGTATCTTTAACTCTGCCGGTGGGGAAGCGGCGCTTAGATACAATACAGGCGGAAACCATAACACGGCCTTCGGGATCGCTTCGCTCTATTACAATACAAGCGGTAGTTACAATACCGGACTTGGACGCAGGGCAGGGGTTACTAACGTAACAGGTAACTATCTTACATGTGTCGGCAATGAGTCGGATGTACAGGGTACCCTGACAAACGCCATGGCTTTGGGTAACGGTGCGATCGTGAATACATCCAATAAGGTGGTTATAGGGAATACAGGAGTAACCAGCATCGGAGGGTATGAACCGTGGACCGACTTTTCGGATGGCCGGTACAAGAAGAATATCCGTGAGGATGTCCCCGGCCTGGATTTTATCCGGCAATTGCGGCCCGTTACCTATACCCTCGACATTACGTCGCTTGACGCAAACCTGCATAAAAACAGGCCAGCCATCCTGCCTGAGGACAAACAATCCTGGATGGAATCTCCGGAGTACAGGGAAAGCGTCATGGCCAAGGAACAGATCGTGTACACAGGTTTCGTGGCCCAGGAAGTTGAACAGGTGGCGAAGGGTATCGGGTATGATTTCAGGGGTGTGGACGCTCCGCAACAAACCGACGGATTCTATGGGCTGCGGTATGCCGAGTTTGTCGCACCCCTGGTGAAGGCCATCCAGGAACAACAGGCGATGATCGAAGAGCTGCAGCGGAAAGTGGAGGAGTTGGAAGCGGAGCGGGGGAGGGGGGAATGA
- a CDS encoding tail fiber domain-containing protein translates to MNKHATWIIALIGLMSCSMNFTVLSQAPPSFKYQAVARDKTGQVLASQDISLQVSILQSTTDGPEVYREVHSVTTSEQGLINVAVGRGKGIAGSMAAIDWGGGSHFLRIEMDPSGGTNYELMGVSELLSVPYAFYAAKSGSGERGDDFDWEITGGHVITGHGGSYPAGNVGIGNNAPGTLLYVAKNMGEPTITIRNLGGGGGATYAMVDDLSGADWKFKATTYGGFKIRDHANLMDVAVFEPNSAANSIYIKSGGNVGVGKNNPGTKLDVNGVITSNGGNSDQWNAAYGWGDHTTAGYLTSEVDSSTSNELQTLSVTGDQLTISSGNTVTVPGDDWGDQVVSTNATLAGDGTASNVLKIAQQGATTGQALTWNGTTWVPCSATTTGWELTGNAGTNPAVNFVGTTDNQPLRFKVNSQYAGEVNPINNNTFLGTKAGANSTGSFNVAVGAGSLYNDTDRSHLVAVGDSALYNNSVGASQSWQAICNTAVGSRALRFNTTGHQNTATGFQALYSNTSGDCNTTIGYKALYTNTTGNTNTAGGMEALYSNTTGNSNTAYGYVALGLNTSGHANTAIGSRALEYNETGNFNTATGHESLWSNETGENNTAIGYGALRENYTGYSNTACGDNALISNYYGYTLTALGASTDVGSSSLSNAMVLGYGAIVNTSNKIRVGNAAVTVIEGQVDWSWPSDARFKQNITESVQGLAFILQLRPVVYNFDTRKFTEFLMKDMPDSLRNERLNEQDFTSSKAIRHSGFVAQEVVQAAAACGYDFDGVHVPADDNDNYSIAYSQFVVPLVKAIQEQQAMIEQLRQKVEALETQRGK, encoded by the coding sequence ATGAACAAACACGCAACCTGGATCATAGCCCTTATCGGCTTAATGAGCTGTTCAATGAATTTTACCGTACTGTCCCAGGCACCCCCATCCTTTAAGTACCAGGCTGTAGCAAGGGATAAAACGGGACAGGTACTTGCCAGCCAGGACATCAGCCTTCAAGTCAGTATCCTGCAATCCACCACGGATGGTCCGGAAGTCTACCGGGAAGTCCACTCAGTCACTACCAGTGAACAGGGCCTTATCAATGTGGCAGTTGGCAGGGGCAAGGGCATTGCAGGCAGCATGGCTGCCATTGACTGGGGCGGGGGCAGCCACTTTCTGCGCATTGAAATGGATCCGTCAGGGGGAACAAATTATGAACTGATGGGTGTTTCCGAGCTGCTATCCGTTCCGTATGCCTTTTATGCTGCAAAGAGTGGCAGCGGGGAGCGTGGCGATGATTTCGACTGGGAGATCACGGGCGGCCATGTGATCACCGGTCATGGAGGGAGCTATCCTGCGGGTAATGTCGGTATCGGGAACAACGCGCCCGGAACCTTGCTCTATGTGGCCAAGAACATGGGCGAACCCACCATCACCATTCGTAACCTTGGCGGCGGCGGCGGGGCGACCTACGCGATGGTGGATGATCTGAGCGGGGCCGACTGGAAGTTCAAGGCGACAACGTACGGAGGTTTTAAGATCCGCGATCATGCCAACCTGATGGATGTGGCTGTTTTTGAGCCCAATAGTGCTGCCAATTCGATTTACATTAAATCCGGAGGGAATGTGGGGGTGGGAAAAAATAACCCAGGGACAAAGTTGGATGTGAATGGCGTTATAACTTCAAATGGAGGAAATTCAGATCAATGGAATGCAGCCTATGGTTGGGGAGATCATACTACCGCTGGTTATCTGACCTCGGAGGTGGATAGTAGTACGAGCAATGAGCTTCAGACCTTATCGGTGACCGGTGACCAGCTGACCATCAGTTCGGGCAATACAGTGACCGTTCCGGGTGATGACTGGGGCGACCAGGTGGTGAGCACAAATGCCACCCTGGCGGGCGACGGTACGGCAAGCAATGTGCTCAAGATTGCCCAGCAGGGAGCCACCACCGGCCAGGCGCTCACTTGGAACGGCACCACCTGGGTGCCGTGCTCAGCCACGACGACCGGATGGGAGCTTACCGGCAACGCAGGCACAAATCCGGCGGTGAACTTTGTGGGCACAACAGATAACCAACCACTACGGTTTAAAGTAAACAGTCAATATGCAGGTGAGGTCAATCCTATCAATAACAATACATTTCTGGGCACAAAGGCCGGCGCCAACTCAACTGGTTCCTTCAATGTTGCAGTGGGTGCGGGTTCTTTATATAACGACACAGACCGCAGCCATTTGGTGGCCGTGGGTGATAGCGCATTGTACAACAATAGCGTGGGAGCGTCTCAATCGTGGCAGGCAATCTGCAATACTGCTGTCGGTTCCAGGGCCCTTCGATTTAACACAACAGGCCACCAAAATACTGCTACGGGTTTCCAGGCTCTTTATTCCAACACTTCCGGAGATTGCAATACGACCATTGGATATAAGGCACTTTACACCAACACGACAGGCAACACGAATACTGCTGGCGGAATGGAGGCACTTTATTCCAACACGACTGGAAATAGCAATACAGCTTATGGCTATGTAGCACTTGGTTTGAACACGAGTGGCCATGCTAATACGGCCATCGGCAGCCGGGCATTAGAGTATAATGAAACCGGCAACTTTAATACTGCCACAGGACACGAGTCACTCTGGTCCAACGAGACTGGTGAAAATAATACAGCCATTGGGTACGGGGCACTACGTGAAAACTATACCGGTTACTCGAATACCGCCTGCGGTGATAATGCACTTATTTCCAACTATTACGGTTATACCCTTACAGCGTTGGGAGCCTCAACCGATGTAGGTTCGAGCAGTTTAAGCAATGCAATGGTCCTCGGGTATGGTGCCATAGTGAATACCAGTAACAAGATTCGCGTCGGAAATGCAGCTGTGACGGTGATCGAAGGACAGGTGGACTGGAGCTGGCCCTCTGATGCCAGGTTCAAGCAGAATATAACTGAAAGTGTTCAGGGTCTGGCGTTCATCCTGCAGTTAAGGCCTGTGGTCTACAACTTTGATACACGAAAGTTCACCGAGTTCCTGATGAAGGATATGCCGGACAGCCTGCGCAATGAGCGTCTGAATGAACAGGATTTCACTTCATCAAAAGCTATCCGTCACAGTGGCTTTGTCGCCCAGGAAGTCGTTCAGGCAGCAGCAGCCTGTGGTTACGACTTTGATGGCGTCCACGTTCCTGCTGATGATAATGATAATTATAGCATTGCATACAGCCAGTTCGTGGTTCCCCTTGTCAAGGCCATCCAGGAGCAGCAGGCGATGATCGAACAGCTGCGGCAGAAAGTGGAGGCATTGGAAACGCAGCGGGGTAAGTGA
- a CDS encoding amidase translates to MQRRTFFKTAALGGGALAFSTVISCKSVIRPEENEPVSVGPFELDEMTIDQLQEKMASGELSSEEITKKYLSRIAEIDQAGPTLRSVLETNPDALEIAREMDRERKAGKTRGPLHGIPVMIKDNIDTADRMQTTAGSLALSGFRAPKDAFIVSRLRESGAVLLGKTNLSEWANIRSTRSSSGWSGRGGQVLNPYILDRNPCGSSSGSAVAVTANLCTIAIGTETDGSIVCPSGTNGIVGIKPTLGLWSRFGIVPIAHSQDTAGPMARTVRDAAYLLGALCGMDHADTATENSKGNCHPDYTVFLDTKGMVGARIGFITDFMGFHPGVDEVMKSAFGVMKDLGAELVEVECAKERSNWNEAEWQVLLYELKHDLNNYLAERPGAPMRSLAEIIAFNEAHPAEEMPWFGQEIFLEAEAKGGLDAKEYQDALALSQKLTREIISTRMAEHHLDCLVAPTNAPAWTTDWVNGDHYVGGSSDLAAISGYPAITVPAGWVHDLPVGISLIGKAWTEPVLLKIAYAFEQASNNRRKPSLRESLK, encoded by the coding sequence ATGCAACGACGAACATTCTTCAAAACAGCAGCTCTGGGTGGCGGAGCCCTGGCGTTTTCAACGGTGATCTCCTGCAAATCCGTCATACGACCCGAAGAAAATGAACCAGTCTCTGTGGGACCATTTGAACTGGACGAGATGACCATTGACCAGCTACAGGAAAAGATGGCTTCCGGGGAGCTCTCCTCAGAAGAAATTACAAAAAAGTACCTTTCCCGGATCGCAGAAATTGATCAGGCAGGCCCAACGCTCAGATCCGTGCTGGAGACCAACCCGGATGCTCTGGAGATTGCCCGGGAGATGGACAGGGAAAGGAAAGCGGGAAAGACCCGCGGGCCCCTGCATGGGATCCCTGTCATGATCAAGGATAACATTGACACGGCCGACAGGATGCAGACCACGGCCGGATCGCTGGCTCTTTCAGGCTTCCGTGCCCCGAAAGATGCGTTCATTGTCAGTCGCCTCCGGGAATCCGGCGCCGTGTTGCTGGGCAAGACCAACCTGAGCGAGTGGGCAAATATCCGTTCAACGCGGTCATCTAGCGGCTGGAGCGGCCGGGGAGGACAAGTGCTGAATCCTTACATTCTCGACCGCAATCCCTGCGGCTCCAGTTCCGGATCTGCCGTGGCGGTCACCGCAAACCTGTGTACAATTGCCATCGGTACGGAAACGGATGGCTCCATTGTTTGTCCTTCCGGAACCAATGGTATCGTTGGCATAAAGCCAACACTTGGGCTTTGGTCACGGTTCGGGATCGTTCCCATTGCCCACAGCCAGGATACCGCCGGTCCCATGGCCCGTACGGTTCGGGATGCCGCGTACCTGCTTGGTGCACTTTGCGGAATGGATCATGCTGACACTGCAACGGAAAATAGCAAGGGCAATTGCCATCCGGATTATACGGTTTTTCTCGATACCAAAGGTATGGTAGGGGCAAGGATCGGGTTCATTACGGATTTTATGGGATTTCACCCCGGAGTGGATGAGGTGATGAAATCGGCGTTTGGCGTGATGAAAGACCTTGGTGCGGAGCTGGTGGAGGTAGAATGCGCGAAAGAGCGCAGCAATTGGAACGAAGCAGAATGGCAGGTGCTGTTGTATGAACTGAAACATGATCTCAATAACTACCTTGCGGAACGGCCGGGTGCGCCCATGAGATCCCTTGCAGAGATCATTGCATTTAATGAGGCTCATCCGGCGGAAGAGATGCCCTGGTTCGGACAGGAGATCTTTCTGGAAGCGGAAGCAAAAGGTGGATTGGATGCAAAGGAGTATCAGGACGCCCTTGCCCTGTCCCAAAAACTGACCAGGGAGATCATCAGCACCCGGATGGCGGAGCATCACCTGGATTGCCTGGTGGCTCCGACAAATGCTCCAGCCTGGACGACCGACTGGGTCAATGGTGACCACTATGTCGGCGGAAGCTCCGATCTGGCAGCGATTTCAGGCTATCCCGCCATTACGGTCCCGGCAGGATGGGTGCATGATCTCCCTGTAGGAATCAGCCTCATCGGCAAAGCCTGGACTGAGCCGGTCCTGCTAAAGATAGCGTATGCCTTTGAGCAGGCAAGCAACAACAGGCGGAAGCCCTCATTAAGGGAATCGTTGAAGTAG